Below is a genomic region from Desulfobacter sp..
ACAATGATATAAAATTTCAAAGCGTGGTATTTAACCACGCTTTTTTTATTTAACAGATGCGGCACCAGGACAAATGACAATTCCCTGTGTAAAAAATATCATCGGAGTTCTTAACCAAATAGCCCCCTTTGAATTGGCTGAAACCTGGGATAATTCAGGACTTCAGGCCGGCGATCCCTCCTGGCCTGTCCATAAGATTATGGTGGGTTTGGATGTGACCTTGGCAGGTCTGAAAGCAGCTGAAAAATTAAATTGTGATATGTTCATCAGCCATCATCCCCTGGTGATGACCCCTGAAAAATCCATTGATTTTGGACGAATGCCGGGTGCTGCCGTTTGTTTTTGTGCCCAGAAAAAAATCGCCGTGGTGTCTGCCCATACCAACCTGGACAAGGCCCATGACGGGCTGAATGATTATTTTGCCAGGGTGATCAATATTCCCTGCGATTCCCCTTTTTATGCGGATGATGCCAAGGATATCCAGGAACCCTTTCGTACCGGTCTTGGACGGATCGGGGTGCTGGACAATCCCATCTCCGTTGGCCAATTGGCCGACCAGATAAAAAAGAGGCTCAACATACCTGCCCTGCGCGTGGCCGGAGACATGGACAAGATGGTCCGGTCCATTGCCCTCTGCACAGGGTCCGGCGGTTCTTTAACCTCCTTTTTTCTCGACTCTTCAGCCGAGGTCTACATCACAGGAGATCTCAAATATCATGAGGCCAGGGATATTGAGACCCGGGGGAAAACAGCCATTGATGTGGGGCATTTTGCCTCTGAGCATATTGTTGTTGATCTATTAAAAAATCACCTGGACAGAGCATTGACAGCCAGGGGAGATAAGATAAAAATCTACGGATTTAATAAAGAAAAAGATCCATTTAAAATCATTTGAGGAAAATGCGTATGTCAAAACCAGATATTGCCACCCTTGTTAAACTCCAGGAAGCTGAAACGGAAATTGTCAGGCTTCGGGATGTGCTCGAACATGTCGAGAAAAAGAAAAACAAGCTGGCATCCAGGCTCAAACAGTTTGAAACTGCCCTGAAAGAGAACCGGGAAGATTTTGAAAGGGCCAGTAAATCCTGCCGGGACAACGAACTGGAGATCCAGATTGTTGATGAACGGATTATAAAGAGCAACGAGACACTTCGCAATGTGAAAACAAACAAGGAATATCAGGTGCTGCTCAGGGAAGTGGATGATAATAAGAAACGAAAAGATGCCTTGGAAACCGAACTGCTTGAACTGATGGATGAAAAAGAAAAATCCCAAACCATTGCTGAAGAAAGCCAAAAAGAATACCAGCTTTTAGACGAGCAGATCCGGGCCGAGCAGGCGGAGATTGAAAAGCAGTCCACTGAAGACAGGCACCTTTTGGACGATTTCCTTGAACAGCAGGAAAATATTGGCCAGAGCCTGGATACCCGACTGATGGAACGGTTCAGGAGAATTTCAAAAATGAACCAGGGTTCCGCTGTGACCCGGGTGAGTGACGAGGTCTGTCTGGGATGCTTCATGAATATTCCTCCCCAGATGTATATTGAAGTGCAAAGAGGAGAGGATCTGATTTCCTGTCCCCAGTGCAGCCGGATCCTATACTATGAAAATAAAGATTAATTAAGATTTCGGCCTGACCGGAACAAACGATCGCTGGGCAAGTATTTGCCTGGAGGAAAGTCCGAACACCGCAGGACAGGACGCTCCATAACGTGGAGTCACGGTGACGTGAAGGAAAGTGCAGCAGAGAGTAGACCGCCTGGATGCCGGCAACGGGATTCAGGTAAGGGTGAAACGGTGCGGTAAGAGCGCACCAGTTTTCCAGGTGACTGGAAAAGCTTGGTAAACCCCGTCCGGTGCAAGACCAAATAGAGAAACGCTTGAGGGTTGTCCGCCCGAGTTTCCGGGTAGGTTGCAAGAGGTGTATGGCAACATGCATCCTTAGATGAATGATCGTTGACCTGGTTCCGGGTAACTGGTTCAGGTAACAAAATTCGGCTTACGGGCCGGTCAGGCCGAAATTTTTTTTCGGATGCAGACTATGAATGAAAGATGTGATATCTCCTTTAAAGAAAAAGTGAATATTTTTTCTTTTGAATACCTAAAGTGTATATTGTTTATCAACGGCCTTGAATCCGATGACCATATTTTCACCAAAAAACTATACTCCAAACTCATCACGACCTCTCATATCCTAGAAGATTTTTTAGATTTTCACGGTGCCAAAAAGAACAAAGACTGGGTCTTTTACAGAGAATTGAGCGCAACCATCCGTCATCTCTCTTTGGCCTGTTATTCCCAACGTCATACTCTAAACCGGTTTAAATTCTATTATTTTGAAAACAGCAATCATGAGCTGTTCAAACAAGAATCCATGGATACCCTCAAGATTATTCAGGATTCCATCAAACTGGCTGTGCCCGTGATCTTAGATGAGGCCAGACGCC
It encodes:
- a CDS encoding Nif3-like dinuclear metal center hexameric protein, translating into MPCVKNIIGVLNQIAPFELAETWDNSGLQAGDPSWPVHKIMVGLDVTLAGLKAAEKLNCDMFISHHPLVMTPEKSIDFGRMPGAAVCFCAQKKIAVVSAHTNLDKAHDGLNDYFARVINIPCDSPFYADDAKDIQEPFRTGLGRIGVLDNPISVGQLADQIKKRLNIPALRVAGDMDKMVRSIALCTGSGGSLTSFFLDSSAEVYITGDLKYHEARDIETRGKTAIDVGHFASEHIVVDLLKNHLDRALTARGDKIKIYGFNKEKDPFKII
- a CDS encoding nucleotide-binding protein — its product is MSKPDIATLVKLQEAETEIVRLRDVLEHVEKKKNKLASRLKQFETALKENREDFERASKSCRDNELEIQIVDERIIKSNETLRNVKTNKEYQVLLREVDDNKKRKDALETELLELMDEKEKSQTIAEESQKEYQLLDEQIRAEQAEIEKQSTEDRHLLDDFLEQQENIGQSLDTRLMERFRRISKMNQGSAVTRVSDEVCLGCFMNIPPQMYIEVQRGEDLISCPQCSRILYYENKD